The Cucumis melo cultivar AY chromosome 5, USDA_Cmelo_AY_1.0, whole genome shotgun sequence genome has a segment encoding these proteins:
- the LOC103485855 gene encoding photosystem I reaction center subunit IV, chloroplastic-like gives MAMAASNLSCIASGVVIPSSTTISSSSSRLSSLAFFPKNSNSISRSSRLVIRAAASDEAAPPPPAAAPAAATAEEPKPKPAPIGPKRGAKVKILRKESYWYKDVGSVVTVDQDPNTRYPVVVRFNKVNYASVSTNNYALDEIEEVA, from the exons ATGGCAATGGCTGCCTCTAACCTTTCTTGCATTGCTTCTGGAGTTGTCATCCCTTCTTCAACTAccatttcttcttcctcttctagGTTATCTTCTTTGGCCTTCTTCCCCAAGAATTCCAATTCTATTTCAAGATCTTCTCGATTGGTTATCCGTGCCGCCGCCTCCGACGAGGCTGCTCCCCCACCCCCTGCTGCCGCCCCCGCTGCCGCCACCGCCGAAGAGCCCAAGCCCAAGCCTGCCCCTATTGGTCCCAAAAGAGGTGCCAAG GTGAAGATTTTAAGGAAAGAATCTTACTGGTACAAGGATGTTGGATCTGTTGTAACAGTTGACCAG GATCCCAACACTCGATATCCAGTTGTGGTTAGATTTAACAAAGTAAATTatgcaagtgtatcaacaaacAACTATGCACTTGATGAGATTGAAGAAGTTGCTTAA